The Cellulophaga sp. L1A9 genome window below encodes:
- the cls gene encoding cardiolipin synthase, with the protein MRTVLLIAYLLLTLWSFGSIVLHGSRPTKSLSWLLTILAIPFGGPILYYLFGVNRRKFRFFRLRQTERRRLYDETYKSLSTTEDDIHVHDNKYEKLSNLNKKNTFFPSYKGNKVNVLNDGEETFDAIFEAIKNAKSFIHLQYYIFEEGELLEQFYALFKEKIKEGVEVRLIYDSVGSFSFRGKTIKRFKDIGVQAYPMMPLRFGSLLFTLNYRNHRKILIIDGCLGFTGGVNVSDKYVKKESPLGIWKDLHVQLEGPVVNSLHRIFIKDYHFASSKEMLINEKYLPNLKPIGESTVQIVASGPDSRQPAVMQQYISMINSATSSIYIANPYFIPGTTVLQAIKIAALSGIQVSLLIPNKSDSLMAKYSMFSRFEELLAIGVNIYLRDDFSHSKVILIDNEIASIGSGNFDYRSFEHNFEANAVIYDKEITEAICKEFTEYCEINKSLDYETFKNRPVYERFIEGIAKFFSPLL; encoded by the coding sequence ATGAGAACAGTACTTTTAATTGCTTACCTATTATTGACCCTTTGGTCATTTGGGAGTATTGTTTTACATGGATCAAGACCTACAAAATCATTGAGTTGGTTATTAACTATTCTAGCCATCCCCTTTGGTGGTCCTATACTCTATTATCTTTTTGGGGTGAACAGGAGAAAATTTCGTTTTTTCAGGCTTAGACAAACAGAAAGAAGACGCTTGTATGATGAAACCTATAAAAGCCTATCAACAACAGAAGATGACATTCATGTTCATGACAATAAATACGAAAAACTATCTAACTTAAATAAGAAAAACACATTCTTTCCTTCATATAAAGGCAACAAGGTTAACGTCCTTAATGATGGCGAAGAAACTTTTGATGCCATTTTTGAAGCTATAAAAAACGCAAAGTCCTTTATACATTTACAGTATTATATTTTTGAAGAAGGCGAGCTATTAGAGCAGTTTTACGCCTTATTTAAAGAAAAAATAAAAGAAGGGGTAGAAGTGCGCTTAATCTACGATTCTGTAGGAAGCTTTTCTTTTAGAGGAAAAACGATAAAACGCTTTAAAGATATTGGTGTACAAGCTTATCCAATGATGCCATTACGTTTTGGCAGTTTGCTATTTACTTTAAACTATAGAAATCACAGAAAAATTCTAATCATAGATGGTTGCTTGGGATTTACGGGAGGTGTAAATGTTTCTGATAAATATGTAAAAAAAGAATCCCCCCTTGGTATTTGGAAAGATTTACATGTGCAATTAGAAGGTCCTGTGGTCAATAGCTTGCACCGTATTTTCATTAAAGATTATCATTTTGCGAGCAGCAAAGAAATGCTCATCAACGAGAAATACCTACCTAATCTTAAACCTATTGGAGAAAGTACAGTACAAATAGTGGCTAGCGGACCAGATTCTAGACAACCCGCAGTAATGCAGCAGTATATTTCTATGATCAATAGCGCTACGTCATCAATCTATATTGCCAATCCCTATTTTATTCCAGGCACAACGGTATTACAAGCCATCAAAATTGCGGCCTTGAGTGGCATTCAAGTAAGTCTTTTGATTCCGAATAAATCAGATTCGCTCATGGCAAAATACTCTATGTTCTCTAGGTTTGAAGAGCTTCTTGCCATTGGCGTAAACATCTATTTACGAGACGACTTCTCCCATAGTAAAGTTATATTGATTGATAATGAAATTGCCTCCATAGGATCTGGGAATTTTGACTACCGCAGCTTTGAACATAACTTTGAAGCAAATGCAGTTATTTATGATAAGGAGATTACCGAAGCTATTTGTAAAGAATTTACAGAATATTGTGAAATTAATAAAAGCTTAGATTACGAAACCTTTAAAAACCGCCCAGTTTACGAGCGTTTTATAGAAGGAATTGCCAAATTTTTCAGTCCGTTGCTATAA
- a CDS encoding arsenate reductase family protein, translated as MEDMGVISTDKNKITLFYNSESSIGKQCYGYVQASDKEVLGIDISKTNITGTQWAELAEKLEIPVKQLIDTEHPDFVKLYGAKDIDMEAHDWMKILDKNPKLVQLPVLIFGENYYQLTSGADFKKYLEANSAGIEKK; from the coding sequence ATGGAAGATATGGGAGTCATTTCAACGGATAAAAACAAAATTACGCTGTTCTACAATTCAGAAAGCAGTATCGGAAAACAATGTTATGGCTATGTACAAGCTTCTGATAAAGAAGTTTTAGGAATAGATATTTCTAAAACCAATATCACGGGAACGCAGTGGGCAGAACTCGCAGAGAAATTAGAAATACCTGTGAAGCAACTCATAGATACAGAACATCCAGATTTTGTAAAGCTATATGGGGCTAAAGATATAGACATGGAAGCTCACGATTGGATGAAAATTTTAGATAAAAACCCCAAATTAGTACAACTTCCTGTTTTAATATTTGGCGAAAATTATTATCAGCTTACCTCTGGTGCCGATTTTAAAAAGTATCTTGAAGCCAATAGCGCAGGAATAGAAAAAAAATAA
- a CDS encoding DUF748 domain-containing protein, with the protein MNQTKHRKVYKKKRYVVPIVIIAVLIIARLLLPIFVKKYVNNVLADIPGYYGHVEGIDISLIRGAYVINDLYLNKIDAGSEVPFLNFEKTDISIEWKSLLKGKIVSEISMTRPEVIYVFEDQQDGEVADPDIEDWTKALTDLVPIAINNLEIVEGKVAFVEVTAEPTIDLHMNNVNLQATNLRNIVQEDRTLPSDLHATAVSIGNGNFTLNGKMNLVKEIPDMDISFSLEDASITALNDFTNHYAGIDFAEGNFNIFSEMAIADGYLKGYVKPLLKDSKLISKKQDKFFDTLWEGFVGFFKFVLKNKGNNTLATKIPMEGDLNSVKSKVWPTFTNIIKNGWIKAFKGTVDDDITFEDAEQEVDKKLKKEKN; encoded by the coding sequence TTGAATCAAACGAAACACAGGAAAGTATATAAGAAGAAAAGGTATGTAGTACCTATAGTTATAATCGCTGTTTTGATTATTGCTAGACTACTTCTGCCAATTTTCGTGAAAAAGTATGTAAATAATGTTCTTGCAGATATTCCCGGATATTACGGGCATGTAGAGGGAATTGATATTTCGTTGATTAGGGGCGCGTATGTAATTAATGATTTGTATTTGAATAAGATCGACGCAGGATCAGAAGTACCCTTTTTAAATTTTGAAAAAACAGATATTTCTATAGAATGGAAGTCGCTTTTAAAAGGGAAAATAGTGAGTGAAATATCAATGACCAGGCCCGAGGTTATTTATGTTTTTGAAGACCAACAAGACGGTGAAGTAGCGGACCCGGATATTGAAGATTGGACTAAAGCCTTAACAGATTTGGTGCCCATTGCTATTAATAATTTAGAGATTGTAGAAGGAAAAGTAGCCTTTGTTGAGGTTACTGCAGAGCCAACCATAGATTTGCATATGAATAATGTAAATCTTCAAGCCACCAACCTAAGGAATATTGTTCAGGAGGACAGAACGCTTCCTTCAGATTTACATGCTACAGCAGTATCCATAGGAAATGGGAATTTTACACTTAACGGAAAAATGAACCTGGTAAAGGAGATTCCTGATATGGATATTTCATTCTCATTGGAAGATGCTTCAATCACAGCATTAAATGATTTTACAAATCATTATGCAGGAATAGATTTTGCAGAAGGTAATTTTAATATTTTTAGTGAAATGGCTATTGCAGATGGTTATTTGAAAGGATATGTAAAACCACTGCTGAAAGATTCTAAACTAATTAGTAAGAAGCAAGATAAATTTTTTGATACCCTGTGGGAGGGTTTTGTGGGCTTTTTTAAATTTGTTTTAAAGAATAAAGGGAATAATACTTTAGCTACTAAAATACCTATGGAGGGCGATTTGAATAGTGTTAAGTCTAAAGTGTGGCCAACATTTACAAACATTATAAAAAATGGGTGGATCAAAGCCTTTAAAGGTACCGTAGATGACGACATTACTTTTGAGGATGCGGAGCAAGAGGTGGATAAAAAATTAAAAAAAGAAAAGAATTAA
- a CDS encoding SDR family oxidoreductase yields the protein MQKPNNRLENQTCIVTGSSSGIGAAIAKSIAIEGANMVVNYHSSKEEAEEVAHWINQNASCAGVIVVQCDVGKEGDVKNLFKQAVSKFGTIDILVGNSGIQQDYALHEMPLSAWQQVIDTNLTGQFLCAKEALNEFMRRGMRPEVSNSLGKIIHISSVHEIIPWAGHANYATTKGGLKMLMESICQEYAPKKVRCNSIAPGAIKTDINKDAWDTKEGLEKILKLIPYDRMGLPEDIGSVASWLASDESEYVNGTTIFVDGGMTCYPGFSSNG from the coding sequence ATGCAAAAACCGAATAACAGACTCGAAAATCAAACCTGCATCGTTACTGGATCTAGTTCTGGTATTGGAGCTGCAATTGCAAAATCTATCGCAATAGAAGGCGCAAATATGGTAGTAAATTATCATAGCAGTAAAGAAGAAGCTGAAGAAGTTGCTCATTGGATTAACCAAAACGCTAGTTGTGCAGGTGTAATTGTTGTTCAATGTGATGTAGGTAAAGAAGGCGATGTGAAAAATTTATTCAAACAAGCCGTTTCTAAATTTGGCACTATAGACATTTTGGTAGGCAATTCTGGAATACAGCAAGATTATGCCTTACATGAAATGCCTTTGAGTGCTTGGCAACAAGTTATAGACACCAATCTAACCGGACAATTTTTATGCGCTAAAGAAGCCTTAAACGAATTTATGAGACGCGGCATGCGCCCTGAGGTTTCTAATTCTTTAGGTAAAATCATACATATAAGTTCGGTTCATGAAATTATTCCTTGGGCCGGTCATGCAAACTATGCTACGACTAAGGGGGGATTAAAAATGTTAATGGAAAGTATTTGCCAGGAATATGCCCCTAAAAAAGTACGCTGTAATTCCATTGCCCCAGGAGCTATAAAAACTGACATAAATAAAGACGCTTGGGACACGAAAGAAGGTCTAGAAAAAATCTTAAAACTCATCCCTTATGACCGCATGGGTCTACCAGAAGATATTGGTAGCGTTGCTAGTTGGTTGGCATCTGACGAATCTGAATATGTAAATGGCACCACTATTTTTGTAGACGGCGGAATGACGTGTTATCCAGGATTTTCTTCTAATGGATAA
- a CDS encoding Dps family protein, with translation MKSETAEIGIKKSNRKAVVEMLEQLLADEFLMYTKYRNSHWNVEGHDFHTKHVFFEEEYGKLETILDAVAERIRMLGFYSPGTMKRFIELSHLEENGPKQNDSISFMEVLLEDHQTVIAFIRKSISENAEEHKDEGTADFITGILQQHEEMAWMLRASVKKF, from the coding sequence ATGAAATCAGAAACAGCAGAAATCGGAATTAAAAAATCAAACAGAAAAGCAGTAGTTGAAATGTTAGAGCAACTATTAGCAGATGAATTTTTGATGTATACAAAATATAGAAATTCACATTGGAATGTAGAAGGTCATGACTTTCATACAAAGCATGTGTTTTTTGAAGAAGAATATGGCAAGTTAGAAACTATTTTAGATGCTGTAGCAGAACGTATTAGAATGTTAGGGTTCTATTCTCCAGGTACGATGAAACGTTTTATAGAATTATCTCACCTAGAGGAAAATGGTCCAAAACAGAATGATAGCATCAGTTTTATGGAAGTATTGCTAGAAGATCATCAAACAGTAATCGCTTTTATCAGAAAAAGTATTAGCGAAAATGCAGAAGAGCATAAGGATGAAGGTACCGCAGATTTTATCACAGGTATTTTACAGCAACATGAAGAAATGGCTTGGATGTTGAGAGCATCAGTTAAGAAGTTCTAG
- a CDS encoding AraC family transcriptional regulator, translated as MKTIHLKTNTISQMFNDLQNELGGKLNKSSQEFKLELNSESAVGSISGITFKNDITFMKYDVTFKQDTIIKSTASTTNPINFMYCSNGQLSYGFSETSIKKSLNQFQTGIFSSDPNRDSILFFRKDQAVKFTNIKVDALQVSDDESIDLLKNQLVKNFMPKNGEEMYTYVGSYNLKIAEKIQQMDAISQKGIVRNLLINGTVHVILALEIQQHKEDQKNIKNNFGSLTRDEMEDIKEISSFIKNYPEIQYSLKYLSKKSGLSPSKLQEGFKLLHDRTVTDFIRNVRVETAENLIKTTDLNISEIVYTVGLTSRSYFSKIFKEKYDCSPKYYQDNQNRLGVTA; from the coding sequence ATGAAAACGATACACCTTAAAACAAATACAATATCTCAAATGTTTAATGACCTACAGAATGAATTAGGTGGTAAATTAAATAAATCAAGTCAGGAATTTAAATTAGAACTAAATAGCGAATCAGCTGTTGGTTCTATCTCAGGGATCACTTTTAAGAACGATATTACTTTTATGAAGTATGATGTTACCTTTAAACAAGATACTATCATAAAAAGCACCGCGAGTACTACTAACCCTATTAATTTCATGTATTGTTCTAACGGGCAATTATCATATGGGTTTAGTGAAACGTCTATAAAAAAATCCTTGAACCAGTTTCAAACAGGAATTTTCTCAAGTGACCCTAATAGAGATTCTATTTTGTTCTTCAGAAAAGACCAAGCAGTGAAATTCACTAATATTAAAGTAGATGCTTTACAAGTATCTGATGACGAAAGTATTGATTTATTAAAAAATCAATTAGTAAAAAACTTTATGCCTAAAAACGGTGAGGAGATGTATACCTATGTTGGATCTTACAATCTAAAAATTGCTGAGAAAATACAGCAAATGGATGCTATCAGCCAGAAAGGAATTGTACGTAACTTATTAATAAATGGTACTGTACACGTAATTTTAGCACTAGAAATTCAACAACACAAAGAAGATCAAAAGAATATTAAAAACAACTTTGGCTCTTTAACTAGAGATGAAATGGAAGATATTAAAGAAATCTCTAGTTTCATTAAAAACTATCCAGAGATTCAATACAGCTTAAAATATTTAAGCAAAAAATCTGGTTTATCTCCATCTAAATTACAAGAAGGATTTAAATTGTTGCATGATAGAACGGTTACAGATTTCATTAGAAACGTACGTGTGGAAACTGCAGAGAATCTAATTAAAACAACAGACTTAAACATTTCAGAGATTGTTTATACTGTTGGTTTAACTAGCAGAAGTTACTTCTCTAAAATTTTCAAAGAAAAGTATGACTGTAGTCCAAAATACTACCAAGATAATCAAAACAGATTAGGCGTTACAGCGTAA
- a CDS encoding lmo0937 family membrane protein, which yields MLKYLKILAAIVLALWAIGFFFFDFGLIIHLVLVMAALLLIISVLKENNY from the coding sequence ATGCTTAAATACCTTAAAATTCTAGCAGCAATAGTATTAGCGCTGTGGGCCATAGGGTTTTTCTTTTTTGATTTCGGCCTAATAATTCACTTAGTATTAGTAATGGCAGCATTGCTTCTTATAATTAGTGTTTTGAAAGAGAACAATTATTAA
- a CDS encoding ATP-binding protein: MAKKLILSPKLYIVLLIIAAAMLTFIGSISYKQISEFKEAANAVTHTLEVETEINNLFSIYSQMESAQLTNLLRKDTLVTSISFQKYIDNSNVTFNKLSNLVIDNPIQQTHLTRVGELQINLLAALKAIAVSPKVRLKYSTKERNKLDEVARIMAELNQRKNFMLIKEQKILTESKKEFNSYAFLSPFMVLVLGVFAMFVFVLSFIKINNERKNRTKAEAFLSSVMAKTENIVNFYEPIYNEDNDVIDFKLTYANERNKTDFGLDPETIVGKPISKIFPFTVLNGEYEVLAKSFIEKKESQLSRQVLLNGKKIWLESVMRPLNNGLLIIAKNTTHEKESVAKLNALNLELQEQYEEIKETDEFLQNVIKSTNNVISYFEPIIDKEGIITDFTILYTNEEITNTTGQKPNEVVQKKISEAYPFLMTNGVFELFCKAVDTGKPVEFERDYIFNNVHMCFDTYAIKTGDGVCVTSMNISKQKQDERKILEINEQLKRQNAILKDAKTLAKIGSYRWSFLDEKEESSDISDNLYILLDCKPQEFPPTHENYKKFIHPEDLPGYKESIKEAIDKKKSVDFSYRIINNSRKIKHFRTTGHFQDDALIGVIQDITNQVKGALKLKEKNQELKRSNEELESFNRVASHDLQEPIRKIQMFISRIEDTDYDNLSERGKEFFAKITSSSERMRMLIKYLLSYSRINKTKSEFTTVSLEEIIEKVQEDLEARIKESGVDIVIDNLPTINAVPFQMEQLFNNLISNAIKYRGEEAPRIIINCKKIKRNGIPDNFVKKYKSYYRISIIDNGIGFEQEHADKIFELFQRLHQKTEYSGTGIGLAICKKITQNHGGHISAESILGKGSTFCIYLPA; encoded by the coding sequence GTGGCTAAAAAGCTAATATTATCCCCAAAACTCTATATAGTTTTACTCATTATTGCAGCAGCTATGCTCACCTTTATTGGCAGCATAAGCTATAAACAAATATCGGAGTTTAAAGAAGCTGCCAATGCTGTAACTCATACATTAGAAGTTGAAACAGAAATAAATAATCTCTTTTCCATTTACTCACAAATGGAATCCGCACAACTCACCAATTTGTTGCGAAAAGATACTTTAGTTACTTCAATATCATTTCAAAAATATATTGATAATTCTAATGTCACCTTCAACAAATTATCAAATTTGGTGATAGACAACCCCATTCAGCAAACCCACCTAACACGTGTGGGAGAATTGCAAATTAATCTTTTAGCAGCCCTAAAAGCTATAGCTGTTTCACCTAAAGTGCGCCTTAAATATTCTACAAAAGAGCGCAATAAATTAGATGAGGTTGCCCGAATCATGGCAGAACTTAATCAGCGTAAGAATTTCATGTTAATTAAGGAACAAAAGATACTAACAGAAAGCAAAAAGGAGTTTAACTCCTATGCCTTTTTATCGCCATTTATGGTATTGGTATTAGGCGTTTTCGCCATGTTTGTCTTCGTCCTATCCTTTATTAAAATAAATAACGAACGAAAAAATAGAACCAAAGCAGAAGCTTTCTTATCCAGTGTAATGGCTAAGACCGAAAATATTGTAAACTTCTATGAGCCCATATATAATGAAGATAATGACGTAATAGATTTTAAACTAACGTATGCCAATGAGCGTAATAAAACAGATTTTGGTCTAGACCCCGAAACTATTGTGGGTAAACCCATTTCAAAAATATTCCCATTTACCGTTTTAAATGGCGAGTATGAGGTACTAGCGAAATCTTTTATAGAAAAGAAAGAAAGTCAGTTAAGCAGACAAGTACTTTTAAATGGTAAAAAAATATGGCTAGAGTCTGTAATGAGACCTTTAAATAATGGCTTATTGATTATTGCAAAAAACACCACTCATGAAAAAGAATCTGTCGCTAAACTAAATGCTTTAAATTTAGAATTACAGGAACAGTATGAAGAAATAAAAGAAACGGACGAGTTTTTGCAGAACGTTATTAAAAGTACCAATAACGTTATAAGTTATTTTGAGCCTATAATAGATAAGGAAGGAATTATCACAGATTTCACGATCTTATATACCAATGAAGAAATTACAAATACTACAGGTCAAAAACCAAATGAGGTCGTCCAGAAAAAAATATCAGAAGCTTATCCTTTTCTGATGACCAATGGGGTTTTTGAATTATTTTGTAAGGCGGTAGATACAGGAAAACCAGTAGAATTTGAACGAGATTATATTTTTAATAATGTTCATATGTGTTTTGATACCTATGCTATTAAAACAGGTGATGGAGTCTGTGTTACTTCTATGAATATTTCAAAACAGAAACAAGACGAACGAAAAATTTTAGAAATAAACGAACAACTCAAAAGACAGAACGCTATTTTAAAAGATGCTAAAACATTAGCCAAAATAGGTAGTTACCGCTGGAGCTTCTTAGATGAAAAAGAAGAAAGTTCAGATATCTCCGATAACCTATATATTCTATTAGATTGCAAACCTCAAGAATTTCCTCCTACACATGAAAATTATAAGAAGTTTATTCATCCCGAGGATTTGCCTGGCTACAAGGAAAGCATAAAAGAAGCTATTGATAAAAAGAAATCTGTAGATTTCTCATACCGTATCATAAACAACTCTAGAAAAATAAAACACTTTAGAACTACAGGACATTTTCAAGATGATGCTTTAATTGGTGTGATCCAAGATATTACCAATCAAGTAAAAGGCGCCCTTAAATTAAAAGAGAAGAATCAGGAGCTAAAAAGATCAAACGAAGAGTTAGAATCATTTAATAGAGTTGCCAGTCATGATTTACAAGAGCCTATCAGAAAAATTCAGATGTTTATTTCCAGGATAGAAGATACAGATTATGATAATCTATCAGAGAGAGGAAAAGAGTTTTTTGCTAAAATTACCTCCTCTTCTGAGCGCATGCGAATGCTTATTAAATATTTATTATCCTATTCGCGTATTAATAAAACAAAGAGCGAATTTACAACAGTAAGTCTTGAAGAGATTATAGAGAAAGTTCAAGAAGATTTAGAAGCACGTATAAAAGAATCTGGTGTCGATATTGTAATAGACAATCTTCCCACCATAAACGCTGTTCCTTTTCAAATGGAACAACTATTTAATAATCTTATCTCCAATGCTATAAAATATAGAGGAGAGGAAGCCCCAAGAATCATCATTAATTGCAAAAAAATTAAACGGAATGGTATTCCTGATAATTTTGTAAAAAAATACAAATCGTACTATCGCATATCTATCATTGATAATGGTATTGGTTTTGAACAAGAACATGCTGATAAGATATTTGAACTTTTTCAACGCTTACATCAGAAAACAGAATATTCCGGAACGGGTATCGGTTTGGCCATCTGTAAAAAAATCACTCAAAATCATGGTGGTCATATTTCTGCGGAAAGCATTCTAGGTAAGGGATCTACTTTTTGTATTTATTTACCAGCCTAA
- a CDS encoding response regulator: MAFQTLNIALADDDEDDRLLFKDAIEEIKIKTKLSLFTNGKELMDYLVLPNVILPEVIFLDLNMPIKNGMQCLKEIRDHAKLRDLSVAIYSTSSSERDIEETFVNGANVYINKPNSFGELRTVIEKVLQLNWQYETSALNRENFLLRI, from the coding sequence ATGGCATTCCAAACATTGAACATTGCATTAGCAGATGATGACGAAGATGATAGACTTCTGTTTAAAGATGCTATCGAAGAAATTAAAATAAAGACAAAATTATCGTTATTCACAAATGGTAAAGAACTTATGGATTATTTGGTATTGCCCAATGTAATACTTCCAGAGGTTATTTTTTTGGATTTAAATATGCCTATTAAAAACGGCATGCAGTGCTTAAAAGAGATTCGCGATCATGCCAAACTTAGAGATTTGTCTGTTGCCATATACTCTACCTCCTCTTCTGAAAGAGATATTGAAGAAACATTTGTGAATGGTGCTAATGTATACATTAACAAACCCAACAGTTTTGGAGAATTGAGAACGGTTATCGAAAAAGTGTTGCAGCTTAATTGGCAGTATGAAACGTCTGCCTTGAATAGAGAGAATTTTTTACTAAGAATTTAA
- a CDS encoding AraC family transcriptional regulator — translation MTINVKFDYNLLCRKVLCEQLDAMGLEYSLLGVGEIVLNKTPDSAQMLVITENLSAYGIEIISNQQTALIQRIKDAVTLVVNGDEEAQKYNVSTYLSEKLDYSYAYLSNLFSEITHTSIENFVILKKIDVAKTLIIENDLTLTEIAYKLNYSSVAHLSTQFKKTTGLTPSSFQKIIKKRKEKIGNRD, via the coding sequence ATGACAATAAATGTAAAGTTTGATTATAACCTTTTATGTAGAAAAGTGCTTTGTGAGCAACTAGATGCCATGGGTCTAGAATATTCTTTACTTGGTGTTGGAGAAATTGTATTAAACAAAACTCCAGATAGTGCTCAAATGCTAGTTATAACAGAAAATTTATCAGCATACGGAATAGAAATCATCAGTAACCAACAAACAGCTTTAATACAACGCATAAAGGATGCTGTTACGCTCGTTGTAAACGGTGATGAAGAAGCTCAAAAATATAATGTTTCTACCTATTTATCTGAAAAATTAGATTATTCCTATGCCTACCTTTCCAATTTATTTTCTGAGATAACACACACCTCAATAGAGAATTTTGTTATCTTAAAAAAGATTGATGTAGCTAAAACACTAATTATCGAGAATGATCTAACCTTAACCGAAATTGCGTATAAGTTAAATTACAGTAGCGTTGCACATTTATCAACACAGTTTAAGAAAACAACCGGACTTACTCCTTCTTCCTTTCAAAAAATAATAAAAAAAAGAAAAGAAAAAATAGGAAATAGAGACTAA
- a CDS encoding DUF1328 domain-containing protein: MLRWTVTFIILAIIAAVFGFGGIAAGAASIAKVLFFIFLILFVISLLTGRKKV, translated from the coding sequence ATGTTACGTTGGACAGTCACATTTATCATATTAGCAATTATAGCCGCAGTATTTGGCTTTGGAGGAATAGCAGCAGGTGCTGCAAGCATCGCAAAAGTATTATTCTTTATATTTTTAATACTCTTTGTTATTTCACTTTTGACCGGAAGAAAAAAGGTCTAG
- a CDS encoding PA2169 family four-helix-bundle protein, producing the protein MSTYTDKVGDKLNALLEKTYDAEKGYKKAAENTDNAVLKTFFTRKSKQRYDFGHELKTEINSFGQNIEKSGSLAAAAHRTWMDVKAFVTSNSAESMLEEAIRGEKAAIDEYKDVLSETNLPASTITLLTQQMNQIELDLSKEKVMENIS; encoded by the coding sequence ATGAGTACATATACAGATAAAGTAGGAGATAAATTAAACGCATTATTAGAAAAAACTTATGATGCAGAAAAAGGATATAAGAAAGCTGCAGAGAACACAGATAATGCAGTTTTAAAAACATTCTTTACTAGGAAAAGCAAGCAACGCTATGATTTTGGTCACGAATTAAAAACTGAAATAAACAGTTTTGGTCAAAATATAGAGAAGAGTGGTAGTTTAGCTGCAGCTGCACATAGAACATGGATGGATGTTAAAGCATTTGTAACCTCCAACAGTGCAGAATCAATGCTAGAAGAAGCCATTCGCGGAGAGAAAGCTGCAATTGATGAATACAAAGATGTTTTATCAGAGACAAATTTGCCTGCTAGTACAATCACGCTTTTAACACAACAGATGAATCAAATTGAACTAGATTTATCAAAAGAAAAAGTGATGGAAAACATCAGTTAG
- a CDS encoding mechanosensitive ion channel family protein — MKIQLTDAWNKMADRLESWLNNIIINLPNIAIAIVVFIIVIFLSKYISRLTLKLLSKSSLQKSMKNVIAKLISVLVILAGLFLVLGILDLSKTLNTILAGAGVAGLAVGLALQGALANTFSGIVLSYIKQIKFGDWIESNDFEGEVIDIDLRAVTIRQPDNNLVYLPNKLVLENPIKNFSSTAQSRVILTCGVGYSSDLEFVRDLVIKTIVSNFEPVEKEEDVIFLYLEFGDSSINFETRFWIDSTSALEVAKAKTEAMIYIKKAFDKNDITIPFPIRTLDFPENFKFGKEQKEA, encoded by the coding sequence ATGAAAATACAATTAACTGATGCTTGGAATAAAATGGCCGATAGATTAGAATCGTGGTTGAATAATATAATAATCAACCTCCCAAATATTGCAATTGCCATAGTTGTATTTATCATTGTCATCTTTTTATCTAAATATATCAGCAGATTAACCTTAAAATTACTAAGTAAGAGTAGCCTTCAGAAATCAATGAAAAATGTGATTGCTAAACTCATTTCAGTTCTAGTAATACTTGCTGGTTTATTTCTGGTGTTAGGTATTTTAGACTTAAGTAAAACACTAAACACCATTCTCGCGGGTGCAGGAGTAGCAGGTTTAGCTGTTGGACTAGCACTTCAAGGTGCTCTTGCCAACACTTTTTCTGGGATTGTACTGTCCTATATTAAGCAAATAAAATTTGGCGATTGGATAGAGAGTAATGATTTTGAGGGTGAAGTTATAGATATAGATTTACGTGCTGTGACCATAAGGCAACCTGATAACAACTTAGTTTACTTACCTAATAAATTGGTGTTAGAAAACCCAATTAAAAACTTTTCATCCACCGCACAATCCAGAGTAATATTAACTTGTGGTGTTGGTTATTCTTCAGATTTAGAATTTGTACGTGACTTAGTCATAAAAACAATTGTTTCTAATTTTGAGCCTGTCGAAAAAGAAGAAGATGTCATCTTTTTATATTTAGAATTCGGAGACAGCTCTATAAATTTTGAAACTAGATTTTGGATTGATTCAACTTCCGCATTGGAAGTTGCTAAGGCTAAAACAGAAGCTATGATTTATATTAAAAAAGCTTTTGATAAAAATGATATTACTATTCCGTTCCCAATAAGAACTCTAGACTTCCCTGAAAATTTTAAGTTCGGCAAGGAACAAAAAGAAGCCTAA